The proteins below come from a single Sorghum bicolor cultivar BTx623 chromosome 4, Sorghum_bicolor_NCBIv3, whole genome shotgun sequence genomic window:
- the LOC8084483 gene encoding cytochrome P450 CYP73A100, which translates to MAVSAARVAVATAVSLAVHWLLRSFLQAQHPALGLLLLAAVFLGIAATGNAGAANAPPGPAAVPVFGNWLQVGNDLNHRFLARLSARYGPVFRLRLGVRNLVVVSDPRLATEVLHTQGVEFGSRPRNVVFDIFTANGADMVFTEYGDHWRRMRRVMTLPFFTARVVQQYRDMWEAEMDAVVSDISGDGAAQQAGFVVRRRLQLMLYNIMYRMMFDARFDSVDDPMFVEATRFNSERSRLAQSFDYNYGDFIPILRPFLRGYLNKCKDLQTRRLAFFNNNYVEKRRKVMDTPGDKNKLRCAIDHILQAEKSGEITSENVIYIVENINVAAIETTLWSIEWALAEVVNHPAVQRKVRDEIKAVVGDDEPITESTIHRLPYLQAVIKETLRLHSPIPLLVPHMNLEEAKLGGYTIPKGSKVVVNAWWLANNPELWEKPEEFRPERFLGEEKSVDATVGGKVDFRFLPFGVGRRSCPGIILALPILALIVGKLVRSFEMVPPPGVEKLDVSEKGGQFSLHIAKHSVIAFHPVSA; encoded by the coding sequence ATGGCGGTGTCCGCGGCCAGGGTGGCCGTCGCCACGGCCGTCTCCTTAGCCGTGCACTGGCTCCTCCGGTCCTTCCTCCAGGCGCAGCACCCCGCGCTGGGCCTGCTCCTCCTGGCCGCCGTCTTCCTCGGCATTGCCGCGACGGGCAACGCTGGCGCCGCCAACGCGCCGCCGGGGCCGGCGGCCGTGCCGGTGTTCGGCAACTGGCTGCAGGTGGGCAACGACCTGAACCACCGCTTCCTGGCGCGCCTGTCGGCGCGGTACGGGCCCGTCTTCCGCCTCCGCCTCGGCGTGCGCAACCTGGTGGTCGTCTCCGACCCGCGGCTCGCCACGGAGGTGCTGCACACGCAGGGGGTGGAGTTCGGCTCCCGCCCCCGCAACGTCGTCTTCGACATCTTCACCGCCAACGGCGCCGACATGGTCTTCACCGAGTACGGCGACCACTGGCGCCGCATGCGCCGCGTGATGACGCTGCCCTTCTTCACCGCGCGCGTGGTGCAGCAGTACAGGGACATGTGGGAGGCCGAGATGGACGCCGTCGTCTCCGACATCTCCGGGGACGGCGCGGCCCAGCAAGCCGGCTTCGTCGTGCGCCGCAGGCTGCAGCTCATGCTGTACAACATCATGTACCGGATGATGTTCGACGCGCGCTTCGACTCGGTCGACGACCCCATGTTCGTGGAGGCCACCAGGTTCAACTCCGAGCGCAGCCGCCTCGCGCAGAGCTTCGACTACAACTACGGCGACTTCATCCCCATCCTGCGCCCCTTCCTGCGCGGCTACCTCAACAAGTGCAAGGACCTGCAGACCAGGAGGCTCGCCTTCTTCAACAACAACTACGTCGAGAAGAGGAGAAAGGTGATGGACACGCCGGGGGACAAGAACAAGCTCAGGTGCGCCATCGACCACATCCTCCAGGCGGAGAAGAGCGGCGAGATCACCTCGGAGAACGTCATCTACATCGTCGAGAACATCAACGTCGCGGCCATCGAGACCACGCTCTGGTCCATCGAGTGGGCGCTCGCAGAGGTCGTCAACCACCCGGCGGTGCAGCGCAAGGTCCGCGACGAGATCAAGGCCGTCGTCGGCGACGACGAGCCCATCACGGAGTCCACCATCCACAGACTCCCTTACCTGCAGGCTGTCATCAAGGAGACGCTGCGCCTCCACTCGCCCATCCCGCTCCTCGTCCCGCACATGAACCTCGAGGAGGCCAAGCTCGGCGGCTACACCATCCCCAAGGGCTCCAAGGTGGTGGTCAACGCGTGGTGGCTGGCCAACAACCCGGAGCTGTGGGAGAAGCCCGAGGAGTTCCGGCCGGAGCGGTTCCTAGGCGAGGAGAAGAGCGTGGACGCTACCGTCGGCGGGAAGGTGGACTTCAGGTTCCTGCCGTTCGGCGTGGGCCGCCGCAGCTGCCCCGGGATCATCCTGGCGCTGCCCATCCTCGCGCTCATCGTCGGGAAGCTCGTGCGCAGCTTCGAGATGGTACCACCGCCCGGCGTGGAGAAGCTCGACGTCAGCGAGAAAGGAGGACAGTTCAGCCTGCACATTGCCAAGCACTCTGTCATCGCCTTCCACCCTGTCTCTGCATGA